One Candidatus Hinthialibacter antarcticus DNA window includes the following coding sequences:
- a CDS encoding glycoside hydrolase family 3 protein: MKNQSSQPLQLSDSKTAWVEQTLASMSDRQKIGQLFCPYLMHETLTAQQQIEEYAVRVRNEIGEYAPAGYYLNRYYLGATPLLIDLMQLHSEIPMFIGADMESGAGGGFGGVIAPCLSVFPPAMAIGATGFEPYAYLTAYHTAVEAKAIGVNWVFAPVMDVNINPVNPIINTRSYSGDPECVAAMAQQAIRGLHKGGVISCGKHFPGHGDTSLDTHLVLDVIEADRERLDSVELLPYRRAIEQGELPAIMTSHISVPALDPGEKRPATVSPPIITGLLRVEMGFDGLIVTDAMLMGGITTLYESGEAAILALEAGVDLILMPADFAAAYASVEQAVQSGRLSQERIDASIRRILSLKARFDLHEQPPCSMDAIDQLLQSNEADNACASICSDAVTIIANQDGQLPLPSDRPTAALAFFDTTDEFSDFGEAFFEEMEEHSQCVSSIAIMPTSNETVYETARECIEANDVIVVAVAIDVLPDKGTVQLPESMAELIDDILASGKTAAIIAYGSPYLYNRFPDAPVFLCGYGYLDQMCAATVDVLYGARKARGEAPVKLK, from the coding sequence ATGAAAAATCAATCGTCTCAGCCGCTGCAATTATCCGACTCAAAAACTGCATGGGTGGAGCAAACTCTCGCCTCCATGTCAGACAGACAAAAAATCGGACAATTGTTTTGTCCTTACTTAATGCACGAAACGCTGACAGCGCAACAGCAGATCGAAGAATACGCTGTGCGCGTCCGCAATGAAATTGGCGAATACGCCCCGGCGGGCTACTACCTCAACCGCTATTATCTGGGCGCAACGCCATTGTTAATTGATTTGATGCAATTGCATTCAGAGATACCGATGTTCATCGGCGCCGATATGGAATCGGGCGCGGGCGGCGGCTTTGGCGGGGTGATTGCGCCCTGTTTGAGCGTGTTTCCTCCCGCGATGGCGATTGGCGCCACCGGGTTTGAACCCTACGCCTATCTGACCGCTTACCATACGGCGGTCGAAGCGAAAGCAATTGGCGTCAATTGGGTGTTTGCCCCGGTGATGGATGTGAACATAAATCCAGTCAACCCCATCATCAATACGCGATCTTATAGCGGCGACCCTGAATGCGTCGCCGCCATGGCGCAACAGGCGATCCGCGGCTTGCACAAAGGCGGCGTGATTTCTTGCGGCAAACACTTCCCGGGGCACGGCGACACCTCGCTTGATACGCACTTAGTGTTAGACGTAATCGAAGCCGACCGCGAGCGTCTCGACAGCGTCGAACTGCTTCCCTACCGTCGCGCGATTGAACAGGGCGAACTGCCAGCCATTATGACCTCGCATATTTCCGTCCCGGCGCTCGACCCGGGCGAAAAACGCCCGGCAACGGTTTCGCCGCCGATTATTACGGGGTTGTTGCGCGTAGAGATGGGCTTTGACGGCTTGATTGTGACTGACGCGATGTTAATGGGCGGCATCACCACCTTATATGAAAGCGGAGAAGCCGCGATCCTCGCGCTCGAAGCAGGCGTCGATCTGATACTCATGCCCGCAGACTTCGCGGCAGCATACGCAAGCGTTGAGCAGGCGGTTCAATCAGGCCGATTATCGCAAGAGCGCATTGACGCCTCGATTCGACGCATTCTCTCACTGAAAGCGCGCTTCGATCTACACGAACAACCGCCCTGTTCGATGGACGCCATCGACCAGCTCTTACAGTCGAACGAAGCCGACAACGCATGCGCCTCCATCTGCAGCGACGCCGTCACCATCATTGCCAATCAAGACGGCCAGTTGCCGCTGCCCTCTGACCGCCCCACGGCGGCGCTCGCCTTTTTTGATACGACCGATGAATTTAGCGACTTTGGCGAAGCCTTTTTTGAAGAAATGGAAGAACACAGCCAATGCGTCTCAAGCATCGCCATCATGCCGACCAGTAATGAGACCGTCTACGAGACGGCGCGCGAGTGCATTGAAGCGAACGACGTGATTGTCGTTGCAGTCGCGATTGACGTATTGCCCGACAAAGGAACCGTTCAACTGCCGGAAAGCATGGCGGAACTAATTGACGATATCCTCGCCAGCGGCAAGACGGCGGCCATCATCGCATACGGCAGCCCGTACTTGTACAACCGCTTTCCTGACGCCCCTGTGTTTTTGTGTGGATACGGTTATTTGGACCAGATGTGCGCCGCGACGGTTGACGTGTTGTACGGCGCCCGCAAAGCGCGCGGCGAGGCCCCGGTCAAACTCAAATAA
- a CDS encoding tetratricopeptide repeat protein has translation MSTFVQHYKSGLNFYSGGHYDQALIALKKALVEQPDFPDVYFLIARIYDDMERHADALSMYEKIMGLLPNDLEVLCSFGRTLLKTGDERKGEKMFRKALKLNARDVKARTELVRLLTRQQQPAKALKAAEQGIKAMPDYAPFYCTAGDILRKQNKLNKAQDYYEQCLELDSSQEAAKRGIDAVMRGLENDGADARQRTPEQEAREEMLEAANLFSAGEFDQAILRLMDIKDMPGIEREATLLLGFAFAKKGLYKRAHDVFVSYLSRHDPDIRVLYNLGKALNRMGRYEEAMAHLHDALEMDSDYEEALVEMGIACQMTSHHNDARECFVRALKMDRENPRPYAYLALLAHEYNDPKKVKEFLKRANASDPDCPEIALVRGAIAVRDCEYETAAEPLQACLEKEPDHFEALKLLGFIRAQTHDIEGAYDCYRAAVTLNPSDQECSQVLEELTGHLNP, from the coding sequence ATGAGTACATTTGTCCAACACTATAAATCCGGCCTCAACTTCTACTCCGGCGGTCACTACGACCAGGCGCTGATTGCGTTGAAAAAAGCTCTGGTCGAACAGCCCGACTTTCCTGACGTCTACTTTCTGATTGCCCGCATCTACGACGACATGGAACGCCACGCCGATGCGCTCTCCATGTATGAAAAAATCATGGGGCTGTTGCCGAATGACCTTGAGGTCTTGTGCTCATTTGGGCGCACTCTTCTCAAAACCGGCGACGAGCGCAAAGGCGAAAAGATGTTTCGCAAAGCGCTCAAACTCAACGCGCGCGACGTGAAGGCGCGCACCGAGTTGGTGCGGCTGCTCACCCGGCAGCAACAACCCGCCAAGGCGCTGAAAGCCGCCGAACAAGGCATCAAAGCCATGCCCGACTACGCCCCCTTCTATTGCACGGCGGGCGATATTCTGCGCAAGCAAAACAAACTCAACAAAGCGCAGGATTATTACGAGCAGTGCCTCGAACTTGATTCCAGCCAGGAAGCCGCCAAACGCGGCATCGACGCGGTCATGCGCGGGCTGGAGAACGACGGCGCCGACGCCCGCCAACGTACGCCGGAACAAGAAGCGCGCGAAGAGATGCTCGAAGCCGCCAACCTGTTTTCCGCTGGCGAATTCGACCAGGCGATTTTGCGCCTGATGGACATCAAAGACATGCCCGGCATCGAGCGCGAAGCCACCCTGCTGTTAGGATTTGCCTTCGCAAAAAAAGGCCTCTACAAGCGCGCGCACGATGTCTTTGTTTCATATCTCAGCCGCCACGATCCCGATATCCGCGTACTATACAATTTAGGCAAAGCCCTCAACCGCATGGGCCGCTATGAAGAAGCGATGGCCCATTTGCACGACGCCTTAGAGATGGATTCGGATTACGAAGAAGCGCTGGTCGAGATGGGCATCGCCTGCCAAATGACCTCCCATCACAACGACGCGCGCGAATGCTTTGTCCGCGCTCTCAAGATGGACAGAGAAAACCCGCGTCCCTACGCCTATCTGGCGTTGCTCGCGCATGAATATAACGACCCAAAAAAAGTAAAAGAGTTTTTGAAACGCGCTAACGCCAGCGATCCCGATTGCCCGGAAATCGCGTTAGTACGCGGCGCCATCGCCGTGCGCGACTGTGAATACGAAACCGCAGCGGAGCCGTTGCAAGCCTGTTTAGAGAAAGAGCCCGACCATTTTGAGGCGCTCAAACTGCTGGGCTTTATCCGCGCCCAAACCCATGACATCGAAGGCGCCTATGATTGTTACCGCGCCGCCGTTACCCTGAACCCCTCGGACCAGGAATGCAGCCAGGTCCTTGAAGAACTCACAGGACACTTAAACCCATAA
- a CDS encoding alpha/beta fold hydrolase, translating into MALHVYPVTIGQISPPIHGLLSRPSAKDRTLPTLIYYHGLNGSRNQAFQDRYLILAEAIQALNCNLLSVDLRAHGERRADKNVPAVENFIRLLSDKEKNPFEGALADVKRTVDFVIEKKIALPQQIGVIGLSWGGTHVLYALKNERRIRCGISLLPVCSIGSLLEFRAMKEHPLIKEFEPLNYIKSLAPKPLLMITGEKDKRAEPRFASDLFQELEIEYGDAGAADRLAYAMLLNAGHAYDERMTDIVVNWIQEYLIPEADGPNLG; encoded by the coding sequence ATGGCTTTGCATGTGTATCCTGTTACGATTGGCCAGATTTCACCGCCCATTCATGGTTTATTGTCGCGCCCCAGCGCGAAAGACCGTACCCTGCCGACGTTAATTTATTATCACGGGCTTAACGGTTCGCGCAATCAGGCGTTTCAAGACCGCTATTTGATTTTAGCCGAAGCGATTCAGGCGTTGAATTGCAATCTGTTGTCGGTCGACTTGCGGGCGCACGGCGAGCGGCGCGCCGATAAGAACGTGCCAGCGGTTGAGAATTTTATCCGGCTGCTGTCCGATAAAGAAAAGAACCCTTTTGAAGGCGCGCTGGCGGACGTAAAGCGCACCGTTGATTTTGTGATTGAGAAAAAAATCGCTCTTCCTCAACAGATCGGCGTGATTGGCCTCTCATGGGGCGGGACGCATGTATTATATGCCTTGAAAAATGAGCGGCGCATTCGTTGCGGCATTTCGCTATTGCCGGTATGTAGCATCGGCAGTTTGTTAGAGTTTCGCGCGATGAAAGAGCACCCGCTCATTAAAGAGTTCGAGCCTTTAAATTACATCAAATCTCTCGCGCCCAAGCCGTTGTTAATGATCACGGGAGAAAAAGACAAACGCGCCGAGCCGCGCTTTGCCAGCGATTTGTTTCAGGAGTTAGAAATCGAATATGGCGACGCGGGCGCCGCCGACCGTCTGGCGTATGCGATGTTATTGAATGCGGGACACGCCTATGACGAGCGCATGACCGATATAGTAGTCAATTGGATTCAGGAATATCTGATTCCCGAAGCGGACGGCCCCAATTTGGGGTGA
- the carA gene encoding glutamine-hydrolyzing carbamoyl-phosphate synthase small subunit translates to MVISTYSTISRPPAVLVLEDGSLYRGRAFGAPIESGGEVVFNTSMSGYQEVLTDPSYYGQIVTMTYPLIGNYGVNEEDVESNKIQVAGFIIKEPARLHSNWRSSSTLEDYLKAQNIAGLCGIDTRALVRKLRNHGVMRGVICSEGGSEADLVAKAQAVPSMAGSDLVKSVTTSEPYVWDQPLHPVYRQYDLTPAPFRVVAYDFGIKQNILRHLAGRFKEVHVVPATTSAEDVMKLKPDGVFLSNGPGDPEPVTYAAESVKGLLGKVPVFGICLGNQILGLALGGKTYKLKFGHRGANQPVKDLDTGKIDITSQNHGFCVDFDSIQQEDVRVTHVNLNDNTVEGLESPGLQCFSVQYHPEASPGPHDASHHFDRFLDMIKNQKG, encoded by the coding sequence ATGGTTATATCGACTTATTCCACCATTTCCCGTCCCCCGGCAGTTCTCGTTTTAGAGGATGGTTCGCTCTATCGAGGACGTGCGTTCGGCGCTCCCATCGAGAGCGGCGGCGAAGTTGTTTTTAATACCTCCATGAGCGGTTATCAGGAAGTTTTGACCGATCCGTCCTATTACGGACAGATCGTCACCATGACCTATCCATTGATCGGTAACTACGGCGTCAATGAAGAAGACGTCGAATCGAACAAGATTCAGGTGGCGGGATTCATCATCAAAGAACCGGCGCGGCTGCATAGCAACTGGCGCAGTTCGTCCACCCTCGAAGACTATCTAAAAGCGCAAAACATCGCCGGATTATGCGGCATTGATACCCGTGCGTTAGTTCGTAAGTTGCGTAATCATGGGGTGATGCGCGGCGTGATTTGCAGTGAGGGCGGCTCCGAAGCCGACCTGGTCGCCAAGGCGCAAGCGGTTCCGTCGATGGCGGGCTCCGATCTGGTCAAAAGCGTCACTACTTCTGAGCCGTACGTCTGGGATCAGCCATTGCACCCGGTTTATCGTCAATATGACCTCACGCCTGCGCCGTTTCGCGTGGTCGCTTACGATTTCGGCATTAAACAGAATATCTTGCGCCACCTCGCAGGGCGCTTTAAAGAAGTGCATGTCGTTCCAGCGACTACATCCGCTGAAGATGTGATGAAATTAAAGCCTGACGGCGTTTTTCTCTCAAACGGCCCCGGCGACCCCGAGCCTGTGACCTACGCCGCTGAGTCGGTGAAGGGGCTGCTGGGTAAAGTCCCTGTGTTTGGCATCTGCCTGGGCAACCAGATTTTAGGGCTGGCGCTGGGCGGAAAAACCTATAAGTTAAAATTCGGTCATCGCGGCGCCAATCAGCCCGTGAAAGACCTTGATACCGGAAAAATCGACATCACGTCGCAAAATCATGGATTCTGCGTCGATTTTGACAGCATTCAGCAAGAAGATGTTCGAGTGACTCACGTTAATTTGAATGACAATACGGTCGAGGGCTTGGAGTCGCCCGGTTTGCAGTGCTTCTCGGTGCAATATCATCCCGAAGCCTCACCCGGCCCGCATGACGCCTCGCACCATTTTGACCGTTTTCTCGACATGATTAAAAACCAGAAAGGGTAA
- the dprA gene encoding DNA-processing protein DprA codes for MSKLDRDTLYPWLAILRAKFMGSSRARVLVERFGSINAALNASVEAIASVPRFNEEMGRAVREAARGKYDDEIERELNWCERNGVKIMLQSDPGFPEPLKQIPAAPALLYVKGKILPQDLLSIGIVGTRLASDAGKRTTNKIARELAEAGLTIVSGLAWGVDASAHKGALKCKTGRTLAVLGNGLKYIYPKEHKSLYEQVFRRGALITELFPAVAPDKRNFPPRNRIISGLSLGVLVAEAPARSGALITANYALEQGREIFALPGAVDQWNAEGANKLISDSAAKLVTSADDILRELEDKIAYYVHEMKGDIQKFVPPPEEPPIVIEDDEEPIEPEATEPPKQEKKEMPAAPTQKPAAVNLAALNLSDDENVILQKLTEDAVQIDALCRELDWPIARVSSALGLLELKGLADREAGMRFRKADG; via the coding sequence ATGAGCAAGTTAGATCGTGATACGTTATATCCATGGCTGGCGATTTTACGCGCTAAATTTATGGGAAGCAGTCGGGCGCGAGTTTTGGTTGAACGCTTTGGTTCGATCAACGCCGCGTTGAATGCGTCCGTTGAGGCAATCGCGTCCGTGCCGCGTTTTAATGAAGAGATGGGACGCGCGGTGCGCGAAGCGGCCCGGGGGAAATATGACGATGAGATTGAGCGCGAGCTGAATTGGTGCGAGCGCAACGGCGTTAAAATCATGCTGCAATCCGACCCGGGATTCCCCGAACCGCTGAAACAAATTCCCGCAGCGCCCGCGTTGTTGTATGTGAAGGGAAAGATTCTCCCGCAGGATTTATTATCCATCGGCATCGTCGGAACCCGTCTTGCCAGCGACGCAGGCAAACGCACCACCAACAAGATTGCCCGCGAATTGGCTGAAGCCGGGCTGACGATTGTTAGCGGACTGGCTTGGGGCGTTGACGCATCGGCGCATAAAGGCGCGTTGAAATGTAAGACAGGGCGTACGCTGGCGGTGTTAGGCAACGGATTGAAATATATTTACCCCAAAGAGCACAAGTCGCTCTATGAGCAGGTGTTCAGACGAGGGGCATTGATTACGGAACTTTTTCCTGCCGTGGCTCCTGATAAGCGCAACTTCCCGCCGCGCAACCGCATCATCAGCGGGCTTTCGCTGGGCGTGTTAGTCGCCGAAGCCCCCGCCCGTAGCGGCGCTTTAATCACCGCTAACTATGCTCTCGAACAGGGGCGCGAGATTTTCGCGCTGCCTGGCGCCGTCGACCAATGGAACGCGGAAGGCGCCAATAAACTCATTTCTGACAGCGCGGCGAAGCTGGTGACTTCGGCGGATGACATCTTGCGCGAGTTGGAAGATAAGATTGCGTATTACGTGCACGAGATGAAAGGCGATATTCAGAAATTCGTCCCGCCGCCGGAAGAACCGCCGATTGTGATTGAAGACGACGAAGAACCAATCGAGCCTGAGGCAACGGAGCCACCAAAACAAGAAAAGAAAGAAATGCCCGCTGCGCCGACCCAAAAACCCGCCGCCGTCAATCTCGCGGCGTTAAACCTGAGCGATGACGAAAATGTGATTCTACAAAAATTGACGGAGGATGCGGTCCAGATTGATGCGTTGTGCCGTGAGTTAGACTGGCCGATTGCGCGGGTGTCGTCTGCGCTGGGGTTGCTCGAACTGAAAGGCCTCGCCGACCGCGAGGCGGGAATGCGCTTTCGCAAGGCGGACGGGTAA
- a CDS encoding cyclic nucleotide-binding domain-containing protein, with protein MVGVEAVQPLQCFNGLSEKQLAQLCNIAEERRFQKGDYVQKEGTECDAMHVVKEGRVLVEMTLPGNHVIAIHTVTPGDLFGWSAIVPPHKVTAASRCLEDCVTIALPGPALLELFQQDVGIKAEVFEFLTHAVGRRLTETREQVSYLLG; from the coding sequence ATGGTTGGAGTTGAAGCGGTGCAACCGCTGCAATGTTTTAATGGACTCAGCGAAAAACAGTTGGCGCAATTGTGTAATATCGCAGAAGAGCGCCGTTTTCAAAAAGGCGATTATGTCCAGAAGGAAGGAACGGAATGCGACGCGATGCATGTCGTGAAAGAAGGCCGCGTGTTAGTCGAAATGACGCTGCCGGGCAACCATGTCATCGCGATCCATACTGTCACACCCGGCGATCTATTCGGCTGGTCGGCGATTGTACCGCCGCATAAAGTGACCGCCGCTTCGCGTTGCCTGGAAGATTGCGTCACCATTGCGCTGCCCGGCCCGGCCTTGTTAGAACTCTTTCAACAAGACGTCGGCATCAAAGCCGAAGTATTCGAGTTTCTCACGCATGCAGTCGGAAGGCGGCTGACCGAAACCCGAGAACAAGTTTCTTACTTATTGGGATAA
- the uvrC gene encoding excinuclease ABC subunit UvrC, whose amino-acid sequence MITREQIALLPNQPGVYLMHDAQGRVAYVGKAIDIQKRIRSHCARKNGAYASPFVEVIQEVKPIITDSDEEALLLEYNLIKKYHPEFNIKLKDDKRYPYIKITNEEFPRAYLTRSVDSDGAQYFGPYPHVTQARRALSALHEIFPIRPCKYESKKLLNVRPCLDYEMGRCCAPCGGVVTNEEYASLCNGVSGFLRGKHDDVIHRLKARMEECSRDLYFEKAAFYRDILEAADQFAIQQKMLRNTVENQDFIGYTRVHETACIGVIRRRNGRVVGTSNHLLDGASHAEAPEALYAFLIQFYARNTDVPREIFLPASIGKERLQSLENSLSKIKERTIAIKTPHRGMKHAMLQLAEKNSRHHAENHYRKLHGVKHSVADNVITLQESLKLEVLPLRIEGYDIANTQGDHSVGAMVVFQDGQPQKSSYRRFKIKDVEGQDDYACMQEMLRRRFSHGDGDDAEKKRFAKPPDLIMIDGGKGHLHAAMEALDELDIPNFPICGLAKKEELIYLPGLSEPVRLERRNLGLRLLQFVRDEAHRFGNAYNAKLRGKRVQHSSLRNIKGVGPAKERALLKHFGSVAKIKTASPDELCSVPGVTEELAQRIINS is encoded by the coding sequence ATGATAACCCGCGAACAGATTGCGTTGCTTCCCAATCAACCCGGCGTCTACCTGATGCACGACGCCCAGGGCCGGGTTGCCTACGTCGGCAAGGCCATCGACATTCAGAAGCGCATCCGCTCGCACTGCGCGCGCAAAAACGGCGCCTACGCCTCGCCCTTTGTTGAAGTCATCCAAGAAGTCAAACCCATCATCACCGACAGCGACGAAGAAGCATTGCTGCTCGAATATAACTTGATTAAAAAATACCATCCTGAATTCAACATCAAGCTCAAAGACGACAAGCGCTATCCCTACATCAAAATCACCAATGAAGAATTCCCCCGCGCCTATCTGACCCGCAGCGTTGACTCAGACGGCGCCCAATATTTCGGCCCCTATCCGCACGTCACCCAAGCGCGACGCGCGCTTTCGGCGCTGCACGAAATTTTCCCGATTCGTCCCTGCAAGTATGAATCGAAAAAATTATTGAACGTCCGCCCCTGTCTGGATTACGAAATGGGAAGGTGTTGCGCGCCCTGCGGCGGCGTGGTGACGAACGAAGAGTACGCCAGTTTATGCAACGGCGTTTCGGGATTTCTGCGCGGCAAACATGACGATGTCATCCATCGCCTGAAAGCGCGTATGGAGGAATGTTCGCGCGACCTCTATTTTGAAAAAGCCGCCTTCTATCGCGACATACTGGAGGCAGCCGACCAGTTCGCCATCCAGCAGAAAATGCTACGCAACACGGTCGAGAACCAGGATTTCATCGGCTATACCCGCGTACACGAAACCGCTTGCATCGGTGTGATCCGCCGCCGCAACGGGCGCGTAGTCGGCACGTCAAACCACTTACTCGACGGCGCGTCCCACGCCGAAGCGCCCGAAGCGCTCTATGCGTTTTTGATCCAGTTTTATGCGCGCAACACCGACGTCCCCAGGGAAATATTTCTCCCGGCGTCCATCGGCAAGGAACGCTTGCAGAGTTTAGAAAATTCATTATCGAAGATCAAAGAACGCACCATCGCCATCAAGACGCCCCATCGCGGCATGAAACACGCCATGCTGCAACTGGCGGAAAAGAACAGCCGCCATCACGCCGAAAACCATTATCGAAAATTACACGGCGTCAAACACAGCGTCGCCGACAACGTCATCACCCTGCAAGAATCGCTCAAACTCGAAGTGCTGCCGCTGCGCATCGAAGGCTACGACATCGCCAACACCCAGGGCGACCATTCCGTCGGGGCGATGGTGGTGTTTCAAGACGGCCAGCCGCAGAAGTCGTCCTACCGCCGCTTCAAGATCAAAGACGTCGAAGGCCAAGACGATTACGCCTGTATGCAGGAGATGCTGCGACGCCGTTTCTCTCATGGAGACGGCGACGACGCCGAGAAAAAGCGCTTCGCCAAACCGCCCGACCTCATCATGATCGACGGCGGCAAAGGGCACCTGCACGCCGCCATGGAAGCGCTCGACGAACTCGACATTCCCAACTTCCCCATCTGCGGCCTCGCCAAAAAAGAGGAACTGATTTACCTGCCGGGGCTGAGCGAGCCGGTGCGCCTTGAACGTCGTAACCTAGGCTTGCGCTTGTTGCAATTCGTCCGCGACGAGGCCCATCGTTTCGGTAACGCTTACAACGCCAAACTGCGCGGCAAGCGGGTGCAACATTCGTCTCTGCGCAACATCAAAGGCGTCGGCCCCGCCAAAGAGCGCGCCTTACTCAAACATTTTGGCTCTGTTGCCAAGATCAAAACCGCCAGCCCGGACGAACTATGCAGCGTCCCCGGCGTCACCGAAGAGCTCGCCCAGCGAATAATCAATTCATAA